The genomic DNA GACCGTGACTGGGATCGTGACCGCACCCACGGCGTGGACGTCGACGCCGACGACAACGCCATCGTCCGCTCGGAGGAGCGACTGCACGTCGACAAGGAGCGCGTCAATACCGGTGAGGCACGACTGCGCAAGTACGTCGTCCACGACACCGAGACCGTCGAAGTCCCGGTCGAGCGCGAAGAGGTCCGGGTGGAGCGCACCCCGATCGACCGAGACGCCGCGGAGGGGCGCGTCGGCGAACTCGGCGAGGACGAGGCCTCCGTCACCCTGCACGAGGACCGCGTCACCGTGACCAAGGAGTCCGTCCCGGTGGAGAAGGTCGGCCTGGAGAAGACCACCGTCCGTGACACCGAGACCGTCACCGAGGATGTCGCCAAGGAGCGTGTCGACGTCGACGGCGTCGACAACGACAGCAACTTCACCGGCGACCGCACCCGCAACCCGCTGGACCGTGACCGTGACGGCAACCTGCCCGGCGACCGCACCCGCAACCCGCTGGACCGCGACAACGACGGCAACCTGGACCGCGACGACCTGCGTCGCTAAGCCAGCTCAGCGCACCGCTTAACTCCGGAACCCCGGCCTAA from Corynebacterium guangdongense includes the following:
- a CDS encoding PRC and DUF2382 domain-containing protein; translation: MATNRQIRELLDATAYDVDGDKLGKVNEVYINDNSGQPDFIEVNHGLFGMSSSLVPLRGHSLENDHLTLAFPKDRIKDAPNLDADAHLSREDQDRLYNHYGLSNTENRTTYHPDYTDDRRRAGFGGTDPEREGWRNQDVATDVNPGRDRDLDRDRDLTGDRDWDRDRTHGVDVDADDNAIVRSEERLHVDKERVNTGEARLRKYVVHDTETVEVPVEREEVRVERTPIDRDAAEGRVGELGEDEASVTLHEDRVTVTKESVPVEKVGLEKTTVRDTETVTEDVAKERVDVDGVDNDSNFTGDRTRNPLDRDRDGNLPGDRTRNPLDRDNDGNLDRDDLRR